The following is a genomic window from Deltaproteobacteria bacterium.
CGCTGAAGTTCTCCGCTGCCGCGCATGGCCAGCATCACGCATCCCGTCCCAACCACCAGTAGTCCCAGGGCCAGCAGGGCCAGACGCCAGTCGATGATCAGCATCAGGATTAGGGTGGCCAGAGGTGTGGCCACGCTGCGTCCGATCATGGGCGTGGTATCGGCCACAAAGGCGTGCAGGCTCTTGACGTCGTCCTGCATGACCTTGGTCACTGTTCCGGTCCCGGTTTGGAGCAGATAGCCCAGGGGCACTCGGGCCATGCGATCGGCCAGTTTGGTGCGCAGGATGGTCTCCAGCCGGAACGCGGCCAGATGGGACACTGTGAATCCTTGCGTGCGCAGGTAGAAGCTGATCACGGTGAGCAGGATGGCCACGGCGGCCCAGGGCCATGGATTGGGATCGGGGCCGAGGAGCTGGGCGATGATCACGGCCAGCACGGCCACGGCGGCCAGGGCGGCCACCGCGCCGAGGGCGGCCAGACCCATGGCCAGATGGATGCGGTTGCGCACCGGGCGCATAAGGGCCCAGATGCCTCGCCCAGGCAGGGCCTCGGCTGTTTCGGTTTCAAATGCTCCGACCCGGCCAAGGCTTGGGTCGCAGGTGG
Proteins encoded in this region:
- a CDS encoding ABC transporter ATP-binding protein yields the protein MNTSTCDPSLGRVGAFETETAEALPGRGIWALMRPVRNRIHLAMGLAALGAVAALAAVAVLAVIIAQLLGPDPNPWPWAAVAILLTVISFYLRTQGFTVSHLAAFRLETILRTKLADRMARVPLGYLLQTGTGTVTKVMQDDVKSLHAFVADTTPMIGRSVATPLATLILMLIIDWRLALLALGLLVVGTGCVMLAMRGSGELQRRYDEERERIAGAVVEFVQAMPVVRTFDDGASSFGRYQSALDGFRDVLAKWLEVSAVSAKISILILGPLPTLLALALGGVLLFT